Proteins encoded by one window of Salicibibacter halophilus:
- a CDS encoding ABC transporter ATP-binding protein, protein MIELKNISKLYDDGFQALRDINLMFEDGKINVLIGPSGCGKTTTLKLLNRLVDYTGGQIIIDNKDIRQMNSIELRRNLGFVIQNIGLFPHMTIYNNVASVPKLLKWNKQKIRHRVIELLELVNLEPETYMHRKPSELSGGQQQRIGVIRALAADPSTILMDEPFSALDPISREQIQDELIRLQEEINKTIIFVTHDMDEAIKIADNIILMKDGEIVQKGSPHELLTNPANAFVKDFIGEKHLDMHRTLPPLSEFVYEDFVSISSDSSVASAIDQMIAHKIPGISLVDNNGTYLGQLSLYKALSNKERTLQDVLDLSIKPVREDEDIRSVINHVTATEETVPVIAEDQKLIGTLDINKLFHTLCSSINGKRGDV, encoded by the coding sequence TTGATTGAATTAAAAAATATAAGCAAACTTTATGATGATGGGTTTCAAGCGCTACGCGATATTAACTTAATGTTTGAGGACGGGAAGATCAATGTATTGATAGGCCCCAGTGGTTGCGGGAAAACGACGACATTGAAGTTACTCAATCGACTCGTTGATTATACCGGTGGTCAAATCATCATCGATAATAAAGATATAAGACAAATGAATTCCATCGAACTTCGCCGAAACTTGGGCTTTGTCATTCAAAATATAGGATTATTCCCTCATATGACCATCTATAATAATGTTGCTTCTGTCCCTAAATTATTAAAATGGAACAAACAAAAAATACGTCATAGAGTTATAGAATTACTGGAGTTAGTCAATTTGGAACCTGAAACGTATATGCACCGTAAGCCATCTGAACTAAGCGGTGGTCAACAGCAGCGAATTGGGGTGATACGTGCACTAGCTGCAGATCCTTCTACGATTCTGATGGACGAGCCGTTTAGTGCTTTGGATCCCATCAGTAGGGAACAAATACAAGATGAACTCATTCGCCTTCAAGAGGAAATAAATAAAACCATCATCTTTGTCACGCACGATATGGATGAGGCGATCAAAATTGCCGATAACATTATTTTAATGAAAGACGGAGAAATTGTACAAAAAGGAAGTCCTCATGAATTATTAACAAATCCAGCCAACGCATTTGTGAAAGATTTTATTGGGGAGAAGCATTTAGATATGCATCGAACACTCCCGCCACTAAGTGAATTTGTTTACGAAGATTTTGTTTCTATTTCGTCTGATTCGTCCGTCGCATCGGCGATTGATCAGATGATCGCTCATAAAATCCCGGGTATTTCGCTTGTTGATAACAATGGCACTTATCTCGGGCAGCTAAGTTTGTATAAGGCGCTTTCAAATAAGGAAAGAACCTTACAGGATGTATTGGATTTGTCGATCAAACCAGTTAGGGAAGACGAAGACATTCGAAGTGTGATAAACCATGTTACTGCTACAGAAGAAACAGTTCCTGTAATTGCTGAAGATCAAAAGTTAATAGGTACTTTGGATATAAATAAGCTATTTCATACCCTGTGTTCCAGTATAAATGGTAAGCGTGGTGATGTATAA
- a CDS encoding M24 family metallopeptidase, translated as MSLQKEVVEKRLAHFRSRMVDKGVQHTLLWDPDNQYYLSNYDAISYSRPIVLLIDQKEMKYIIPALEEDHAKERAIADHFYIYHEKIQNNHLDTDYRTPLHTIINDWEKGAVVGVELDILPASVYQILRDQGFQIKDIGQDLIDLRAVKDEEEIYWLEQAGRLSDAALSASFANVKAGMSELEFDSHGDQKLLELSSKEFSGLIVGYENWTCSGIERSAMPHLYSSTRKYEENDVIIHSRQVWINGYRAENERTFFIGKPTEEQKKCFQLAVDAQQVGFEMVKPGVKAKDVDIASFNVFEAEGYGQYVQHRIGHGLGLSEHEEPYLRFDNDLVLEEGMVYTIEPGIYVPGVGGFRHSDTVIVTKDGCRSITKYPREMKDLMF; from the coding sequence ATGTCTTTGCAAAAAGAAGTTGTTGAAAAACGTCTGGCACATTTTCGATCACGTATGGTGGATAAAGGAGTACAACATACACTCTTATGGGATCCGGATAACCAATATTATTTAAGCAACTATGATGCGATTTCGTATTCTAGACCAATCGTGCTCCTTATCGATCAAAAAGAAATGAAATACATTATTCCGGCTTTGGAAGAGGATCACGCGAAAGAAAGAGCGATTGCCGATCATTTCTATATTTACCATGAAAAGATACAAAACAATCATCTAGATACAGATTATCGTACTCCCCTGCATACCATCATAAATGATTGGGAAAAAGGGGCTGTTGTGGGTGTTGAGTTGGATATACTTCCTGCTTCGGTATATCAAATATTACGTGATCAAGGATTTCAAATAAAAGATATTGGTCAAGATCTTATTGATTTACGTGCGGTTAAAGATGAAGAGGAAATTTATTGGCTTGAACAGGCCGGCCGTTTGTCTGATGCAGCATTATCGGCGTCATTCGCAAACGTGAAGGCAGGCATGAGTGAGCTTGAATTCGATTCTCACGGTGATCAGAAATTATTGGAGCTGAGTTCAAAAGAGTTCTCAGGTTTAATCGTTGGTTATGAAAACTGGACGTGTTCAGGAATCGAACGTAGTGCGATGCCGCACTTATATTCAAGTACTCGAAAGTACGAAGAAAATGATGTCATTATTCACAGTCGACAGGTGTGGATCAATGGTTATCGCGCCGAAAATGAACGGACGTTTTTCATCGGAAAGCCAACGGAAGAACAGAAGAAATGTTTTCAACTTGCTGTTGATGCACAACAAGTCGGATTTGAAATGGTCAAACCTGGCGTAAAAGCAAAAGATGTTGATATTGCTTCCTTTAATGTTTTCGAAGCAGAAGGCTACGGTCAATACGTTCAGCATCGGATTGGTCATGGACTTGGCTTATCAGAACATGAAGAACCTTACCTTCGTTTTGATAATGATCTCGTTTTAGAAGAAGGGATGGTTTATACCATCGAACCAGGGATTTACGTGCCAGGTGTTGGTGGGTTCCGTCATTCCGATACCGTAATCGTTACAAAAGATGGGTGCCGAAGCATCACAAAATATCCCAGGGAAATGAAAGACCTTATGTTTTAA
- a CDS encoding ABC transporter permease, with protein MADILQVLYTIVPAALIASTPLLLTALGGLFSERSGVVNIGLEGLMVMGAFSGIVGTLFFESIGFGFASPWMGMLAAIILGAIFSLFHAVASITLKADQIVSGVALNFLALGLSVFIVREVFDSGQTDAISARLFRIDVPLLSEIPVIGSMFFSRIYATTFLAFIVVAIVWYVIFKTPFGLRLRSVGEHPMAADTMGIKVNRMRYIGVMLSGALGGLGGAIFAITTAGNFSAGTIVGQGFMALAALIFGKWHPVGAMGAAIFFGFAQALSISAQQIPGLSEIPQVYMLILPYVLTILALAGFVGKAEPPKALNQTY; from the coding sequence ATGGCAGACATTCTACAAGTCCTTTATACGATTGTTCCGGCTGCCCTGATTGCATCTACTCCTTTACTTCTTACAGCCCTTGGCGGATTGTTCAGTGAACGATCCGGAGTCGTTAACATTGGTCTTGAAGGGCTGATGGTAATGGGCGCTTTTTCCGGGATTGTAGGCACATTATTCTTCGAATCCATCGGGTTTGGTTTTGCTTCTCCCTGGATGGGAATGCTCGCGGCAATTATATTGGGAGCGATTTTCTCGCTTTTTCACGCTGTCGCGTCCATTACGTTAAAAGCCGACCAAATTGTTAGTGGTGTGGCATTAAACTTCCTCGCTCTCGGGTTAAGTGTCTTTATTGTCAGGGAAGTGTTCGACAGTGGCCAAACAGATGCGATCAGCGCGCGATTATTCAGGATTGATGTTCCCTTGCTAAGTGAAATCCCCGTGATCGGGTCGATGTTTTTCTCAAGAATCTATGCAACAACGTTTCTCGCGTTTATAGTCGTTGCTATCGTTTGGTATGTGATTTTTAAAACACCGTTTGGACTCCGGCTTCGTTCTGTCGGTGAGCATCCAATGGCAGCCGATACAATGGGCATCAAAGTGAACCGGATGCGATATATCGGAGTGATGCTCAGCGGTGCACTCGGCGGCTTGGGCGGAGCTATTTTCGCCATCACCACCGCCGGCAATTTTTCTGCCGGAACCATTGTCGGACAAGGGTTTATGGCACTCGCCGCTCTCATATTCGGAAAATGGCATCCCGTCGGTGCCATGGGGGCAGCCATATTTTTCGGATTCGCTCAAGCTTTAAGTATCTCTGCCCAGCAAATACCAGGGCTCTCCGAAATTCCGCAAGTGTACATGTTGATTCTCCCTTACGTACTGACCATCCTGGCCCTTGCCGGCTTTGTAGGAAAGGCAGAACCCCCGAAAGCATTGAATCAAACGTATTGA
- a CDS encoding ABC transporter permease, with protein MFGLFIPLIAIGFGFFAGAIIMLFSGNNPMTGYVALVQGVFGDLYYFGETLQQMIPLIFSGIAVAFAFRTGLLNIGVEGQLIVGWFAAVIVGITIEAPMIIHLPLAILGGAMAGALWGFVPGLLKARLQVHEVIVTIMMNYIAMHIVNALIRAYFQESGQRTAFIHDSASLASEFLAEITNFSRLHWGFVLAVLACVLMWFLLWKTKSGFELRSVGYNRQASAYSGMNVKTNIIMSMSISGAFAGVGGAMLGLGTFEYAEILSSFTDYGFDGIAVALLGASNAIGIFFSAFLFGGLQQGANNMQGQANVAPELADIIIALIIFFVASSYLIRWIYSRLQSKKEGK; from the coding sequence ATGTTCGGATTGTTCATTCCGTTGATTGCGATTGGTTTCGGGTTCTTTGCCGGTGCTATCATTATGCTTTTCAGCGGGAATAATCCGATGACCGGTTATGTGGCATTAGTCCAAGGTGTTTTTGGTGATTTGTATTATTTTGGTGAAACACTTCAACAGATGATCCCGTTGATTTTTTCTGGAATTGCTGTCGCCTTTGCTTTCAGAACCGGCCTTTTGAATATCGGTGTTGAAGGTCAACTCATTGTCGGCTGGTTTGCTGCCGTTATTGTCGGTATTACGATTGAAGCGCCGATGATTATTCATCTGCCATTAGCCATACTGGGCGGGGCAATGGCTGGTGCCTTATGGGGTTTCGTGCCTGGATTGTTAAAAGCTCGTCTGCAAGTTCATGAAGTCATCGTGACGATCATGATGAACTACATAGCGATGCATATCGTCAATGCTTTGATCCGGGCTTATTTTCAGGAATCTGGTCAAAGAACGGCTTTTATACATGATTCGGCATCACTCGCTTCGGAATTTTTAGCTGAGATCACGAATTTTTCCCGGTTGCATTGGGGCTTTGTTCTTGCCGTGCTCGCGTGTGTGCTTATGTGGTTTCTTTTATGGAAAACAAAATCAGGGTTTGAATTACGTTCCGTCGGGTACAATCGACAAGCTTCTGCCTACTCCGGGATGAACGTGAAAACGAATATCATCATGTCGATGTCCATTTCCGGGGCGTTTGCAGGAGTCGGCGGGGCCATGCTCGGGCTGGGAACGTTTGAATATGCTGAGATCCTCTCCTCATTTACTGATTATGGATTTGACGGGATCGCTGTCGCGCTACTTGGTGCCAGTAATGCCATTGGCATTTTCTTCTCGGCATTTTTGTTTGGCGGCCTCCAACAGGGAGCCAACAATATGCAGGGACAAGCGAACGTTGCGCCGGAACTGGCAGATATCATCATTGCCTTAATTATTTTCTTCGTCGCTTCCAGCTACTTGATTCGGTGGATCTATAGTCGTTTGCAAAGTAAGAAGGAGGGGAAATAA
- a CDS encoding ABC transporter ATP-binding protein gives MEYVIELNEIRKEFPGIVANDDITLQVQKGEIHALLGENGAGKSTLMNVLFGLYQPEQGTIKVRGEKVAVTDPNVANRLGIGMVHQHFMLVQTFTVTENIILGSEPLKKGFIDHRRATKDVADISDQYGLQVDPNAKIEDISVGMQQRVEILKTLYRGADILIFDEPTASLTPQEINELIQIMKNLISEGKSIILITHKLKEIMQVCDRCTVIRRGKGIGTVNVAETSENKLAEMMVGREVSFEVEKEASDPRETVLSIKDLTVEDARGVDVINGLDLDVRAGEIVGLAGVDGNGQTELVEAITGLRSVKSGSVTVSEKVITDDKPRKVTESGVGHIPEDRHKHGMVMEFTVAENMLLQTYYQWPYTKKGILNYPEIYDKARTLIQEYDVRTPNEKTPARSLSGGNQQKMIIAREVDRSPDMLIAAQPTRGLDVGAIEFIHGKLVEERDKGHAVLLVSLELDEILNVSDRIAVIYEGAIVDVVYANETDEKELGLLMAGGKREAGDGQR, from the coding sequence TTGGAATACGTCATCGAGCTGAACGAGATACGAAAAGAATTTCCGGGTATTGTTGCCAACGACGACATTACGCTGCAAGTTCAAAAAGGTGAAATTCATGCCTTATTAGGTGAAAACGGCGCGGGAAAATCAACACTAATGAATGTTTTGTTCGGGTTGTATCAGCCTGAACAAGGGACGATTAAAGTCAGAGGCGAGAAAGTGGCTGTCACAGATCCAAACGTTGCCAACCGGCTAGGCATTGGAATGGTTCACCAACACTTTATGCTTGTGCAAACATTTACTGTGACGGAGAATATCATTCTCGGAAGCGAGCCTTTAAAGAAAGGGTTCATCGATCATCGCCGGGCAACCAAAGATGTTGCCGATATCTCCGACCAATACGGATTACAAGTTGACCCCAATGCCAAAATTGAAGATATATCTGTCGGTATGCAACAGCGGGTAGAAATTTTGAAAACCCTTTATCGTGGGGCTGATATTCTTATTTTTGACGAACCTACAGCAAGTCTCACCCCCCAGGAAATTAACGAACTTATCCAAATTATGAAGAATCTGATAAGCGAGGGCAAATCGATTATTCTCATTACACATAAGTTGAAAGAAATTATGCAGGTTTGCGACCGGTGTACGGTGATTCGCAGGGGGAAAGGCATAGGAACGGTAAATGTTGCTGAGACCTCAGAAAATAAGCTTGCCGAAATGATGGTCGGGCGGGAAGTGAGTTTTGAAGTAGAAAAGGAAGCATCTGATCCAAGAGAAACGGTGCTTTCCATTAAAGATTTAACGGTCGAAGATGCACGTGGGGTAGACGTGATCAATGGTTTAGACCTTGATGTGCGTGCCGGTGAAATCGTTGGTTTGGCAGGGGTTGACGGCAATGGCCAAACAGAACTGGTCGAAGCGATCACCGGTTTACGATCTGTCAAATCCGGGTCTGTGACCGTCTCCGAAAAAGTGATTACCGACGATAAACCACGAAAAGTAACCGAATCAGGCGTAGGCCATATCCCGGAGGACCGGCATAAACACGGCATGGTCATGGAGTTCACCGTAGCGGAAAATATGTTGTTACAAACGTATTATCAATGGCCTTATACGAAAAAAGGCATATTAAACTATCCTGAAATTTATGACAAAGCCAGAACACTTATTCAGGAATACGATGTCCGTACGCCAAACGAGAAAACACCGGCGCGGTCATTATCCGGTGGTAACCAGCAGAAAATGATCATTGCCAGGGAAGTGGACCGTTCACCGGATATGTTAATCGCTGCTCAGCCAACACGGGGACTGGACGTTGGAGCTATCGAATTCATTCATGGAAAGTTGGTCGAAGAACGAGATAAAGGACATGCTGTCTTGCTTGTGTCTCTGGAGCTTGATGAAATTCTTAATGTGAGTGATCGCATTGCAGTGATCTATGAAGGTGCCATCGTAGATGTCGTCTATGCAAACGAAACGGACGAAAAAGAACTCGGTCTTCTCATGGCAGGGGGTAAAAGGGAAGCAGGTGATGGACAACGGTGA
- a CDS encoding BMP family lipoprotein, whose protein sequence is MMKKRSTLLLSVLLGVGTILTACGGGDDEASGEGDSAEFAAKMVADEGGIDDRSFNESAWNGLQDFEADYSESEVDYIQSDSSSDYQPNLMQFAREGTDITFGIGFLMLDDILSVSEQNPDENFALVDDIVVDENDDPVDNVASITFAEHEGSFLVGVIAALHTETDQLGYIGGVDSPLINKFEAGFRAGVEYVDPNIDVAIQYTEDFNDASLGQQVADTMYGNGADIIFHAAGGSGNGLFTEAIDRRNQDEDVWVIGVDQDQALQEEEWADVTLTSMVKRVDEAVYQVSEDTMEGNFPGGEILEFDLEDDGVGIAETRDHVSEEALEAAEEYTEMIINGEIDVPETVEEFETFADSL, encoded by the coding sequence ATGATGAAAAAGCGTTCGACATTATTGTTGTCTGTCCTCTTGGGCGTCGGCACGATTTTGACTGCTTGTGGCGGAGGAGACGATGAAGCTAGTGGCGAGGGGGATTCAGCAGAATTCGCTGCCAAAATGGTTGCGGATGAAGGCGGGATTGATGACCGTTCATTTAATGAATCTGCCTGGAATGGTCTGCAAGACTTTGAAGCTGACTATTCGGAATCGGAAGTCGATTACATTCAATCAGATAGTTCCTCTGATTATCAACCGAACCTGATGCAGTTCGCACGTGAAGGCACTGATATAACATTTGGCATCGGCTTTTTGATGTTGGATGATATTTTGTCTGTGTCTGAGCAAAATCCTGATGAGAATTTCGCACTCGTAGATGATATTGTCGTTGATGAAAATGACGATCCTGTGGACAACGTTGCGAGCATTACATTTGCAGAGCATGAAGGTTCTTTTCTTGTCGGTGTTATCGCTGCTTTGCATACGGAAACGGATCAATTGGGTTATATCGGAGGGGTTGACAGTCCGCTGATTAACAAGTTTGAAGCCGGTTTCAGAGCAGGGGTCGAATATGTCGATCCCAACATTGATGTAGCCATACAATATACTGAAGATTTTAACGACGCATCGCTAGGGCAGCAAGTGGCCGACACGATGTATGGCAACGGGGCAGATATTATTTTCCATGCCGCCGGCGGTTCGGGAAATGGTTTATTTACGGAAGCGATTGATCGACGGAACCAGGACGAAGACGTTTGGGTGATCGGGGTAGACCAAGATCAGGCGCTTCAGGAAGAAGAGTGGGCGGATGTAACCTTAACTTCAATGGTCAAGCGTGTGGATGAAGCTGTTTACCAAGTGAGTGAAGATACCATGGAAGGTAATTTCCCGGGAGGCGAAATATTGGAGTTTGACCTGGAAGATGATGGGGTCGGAATTGCAGAAACCCGTGACCATGTATCTGAGGAAGCGCTTGAAGCTGCCGAAGAGTATACAGAGATGATTATCAACGGCGAAATTGATGTTCCGGAAACCGTAGAAGAATTTGAAACATTCGCTGATTCTCTTTAA
- a CDS encoding DUF6359 domain-containing protein, producing MRERMLKKSVYGVCIFAFLSVTAVSVQADANSSDDEHLTVDEAIADNDGSGTVEGYIVAHTIASDSYNFDEPFSNDYNFALADSSSETDSDSILPVQITADFRSGYGLQTNPGLIGEKIQVTGSLEAYFGGPGMQDPRNMQLEDEEEQEPIEDLRIHDIQGAEHRSPYEGELVADVEGIVTEIDDNGFYMQDPGPDGDIQTSEGIYVFQPSEQVEVGDLIHVDGLIDEYGYEGELTTTEIEPSEINIESSGNELPDPVIIGKDGYVQPTEHIASDGLSEFDPETYGIDYYESLEGMRVQLDDPEVVGPPAHDEIPVVVDNDVDKLRTEAGGLLLDGGDNYNPERMFIDAEGVNAKVGDQFDGSVIGVVDYDFGNFKIRPTETLPEVNDGGTEREVSSITPNEEELTVATYNVENFSAETDPERTADLAASINDHLHSPDIIGLVEVQDNNGPVDDGTTDASESYQTLIEAIESAGGPAYEFTDIAPEDNQDGGQPGGNIRVGYLYNPERVSLTDKPEGDATTAVDADEDGLTLNPGRVDPNNEAFEDSRKPLAAEFEFNDEEIVLINNHFNAKSPDDPLFGENQPPELVSEPQRLEQAEAVNDFVEDIKSTNDDANVMVMGDLNDFEFSPVLDIFTEAHLTNMVTELPEEERYTYNFEGNSQVLDHILVSDHLAENTEADIVNMNADFTEEDGRVSDHDPMLAQISFEETQVSDVITTVENQIEDGAFFDDQAPHDLTVHLTAVNHYENQEEGAKVIQHMESFKDLLNHQQEEELISNDALDLLHAQADHVIESWE from the coding sequence ATGCGTGAAAGGATGTTGAAAAAGTCAGTATACGGTGTGTGTATCTTTGCCTTTTTATCGGTAACAGCGGTTTCCGTTCAGGCGGACGCGAACAGCTCGGATGATGAGCATTTGACGGTGGACGAAGCCATTGCCGACAACGACGGATCGGGAACGGTTGAAGGTTATATCGTGGCGCATACAATCGCATCAGACAGTTATAATTTTGATGAACCTTTTAGTAATGATTATAATTTTGCATTGGCTGATTCGAGCTCGGAAACAGATTCGGACAGCATCCTTCCGGTTCAAATTACAGCAGATTTTCGCAGTGGTTATGGTTTACAAACCAACCCTGGACTCATCGGGGAAAAAATTCAAGTGACCGGAAGTTTGGAAGCGTACTTTGGCGGTCCGGGTATGCAAGATCCACGGAATATGCAGCTCGAAGATGAAGAAGAGCAGGAACCTATTGAAGACTTGCGCATTCATGATATCCAGGGCGCTGAACATCGTTCGCCATATGAAGGAGAGCTTGTCGCCGATGTCGAGGGCATTGTGACGGAGATCGATGATAATGGTTTCTACATGCAGGATCCCGGACCCGATGGAGATATACAGACATCTGAAGGTATCTATGTTTTTCAGCCGAGTGAGCAAGTAGAAGTCGGCGATTTAATACACGTTGATGGTTTGATAGATGAATATGGATATGAAGGAGAATTAACAACGACGGAAATAGAGCCATCCGAGATTAACATAGAATCTTCCGGGAATGAACTGCCTGACCCAGTGATTATCGGCAAGGACGGTTACGTGCAGCCAACGGAGCACATCGCTTCAGACGGGTTGAGCGAGTTTGATCCGGAAACGTACGGCATCGATTATTATGAAAGCCTGGAAGGCATGCGGGTGCAACTGGATGATCCTGAGGTTGTCGGTCCCCCGGCTCACGATGAGATACCGGTTGTTGTTGACAATGATGTCGATAAACTAAGAACAGAAGCAGGTGGTTTATTGCTAGATGGTGGTGATAACTATAACCCCGAGCGTATGTTCATTGATGCCGAGGGGGTGAATGCAAAAGTTGGTGATCAATTTGACGGCTCGGTCATCGGTGTGGTCGATTATGACTTTGGCAATTTTAAAATAAGACCGACGGAAACATTGCCCGAAGTCAACGATGGTGGCACAGAACGAGAAGTCTCATCGATTACGCCAAATGAAGAAGAACTCACCGTTGCCACTTATAATGTGGAAAATTTTTCAGCGGAAACCGACCCTGAGCGTACAGCCGATTTAGCCGCGTCCATCAATGACCATTTGCACAGCCCGGATATCATCGGGCTCGTGGAAGTCCAGGACAATAATGGACCGGTCGATGATGGGACGACGGACGCGAGCGAAAGCTATCAAACGTTGATTGAAGCGATTGAGTCAGCTGGCGGTCCGGCGTATGAATTTACGGATATTGCGCCTGAAGATAATCAGGATGGCGGACAACCTGGCGGTAACATTCGTGTCGGCTACTTATACAATCCCGAGCGTGTCTCGTTAACGGACAAACCGGAAGGGGATGCAACCACAGCTGTTGATGCCGATGAGGATGGATTGACCCTTAATCCGGGACGGGTAGACCCGAATAATGAAGCATTCGAAGATTCCCGTAAACCACTGGCAGCAGAATTTGAATTTAACGACGAAGAAATCGTTTTGATTAACAACCATTTCAATGCGAAGTCCCCTGATGATCCACTATTTGGAGAAAATCAGCCACCAGAATTGGTGAGCGAGCCACAAAGGCTTGAACAAGCAGAAGCGGTGAATGATTTCGTTGAAGACATCAAATCCACGAATGATGATGCCAATGTTATGGTGATGGGGGATTTGAATGACTTCGAATTTTCACCGGTGCTAGATATTTTCACTGAAGCGCACTTAACGAATATGGTGACTGAACTGCCGGAAGAAGAACGATATACGTATAATTTTGAAGGCAACTCACAAGTGTTGGATCATATTCTCGTCAGTGATCATCTGGCTGAAAATACAGAAGCTGATATCGTCAATATGAATGCGGATTTCACAGAGGAAGATGGGCGCGTCAGTGACCATGATCCGATGCTTGCGCAGATCAGTTTCGAAGAAACCCAAGTATCCGATGTCATCACCACCGTAGAAAACCAGATCGAAGACGGGGCATTTTTTGATGATCAAGCACCCCATGACTTGACGGTTCATTTAACAGCAGTCAATCATTATGAAAATCAAGAAGAAGGGGCAAAAGTCATTCAGCATATGGAAAGCTTCAAAGATCTTCTCAACCATCAACAAGAAGAGGAATTGATTTCTAACGATGCATTGGATCTTTTGCACGCGCAGGCAGATCATGTCATAGAGAGCTGGGAATAA